A single region of the Sporomusaceae bacterium genome encodes:
- a CDS encoding acetyl-CoA carboxylase biotin carboxyl carrier protein subunit (composes the biotin carboxyl carrier protein subunit of the acetyl-CoA carboxylase complex, the enzyme that catalyzes the carboxylation of acetyl-CoA to malonyl-CoA, which in turn controls the rate of fatty acid metabolism), with amino-acid sequence MRKFKVIVNGVAYNVEVAEEGVVVAAVPASAAAPAPAAAPAAAAPAAAPVAAPAPKAPAAEVAAGDTPINAPMPGKVTKVIAKEGQKVK; translated from the coding sequence ATGAGAAAATTCAAAGTGATTGTCAACGGCGTTGCCTACAATGTCGAGGTGGCCGAAGAAGGCGTAGTCGTCGCCGCCGTTCCTGCTTCCGCCGCTGCTCCTGCTCCCGCAGCCGCTCCGGCCGCTGCCGCTCCGGCTGCTGCCCCGGTCGCCGCTCCCGCCCCCAAGGCTCCGGCCGCCGAAGTCGCCGCCGGCGACACCCCGATCAACGCCCCTATGCCCGGCAAGGTGACCAAGGTCATCGCCAAGGAGGGCCAAAAGGTCAAGAA